In Zunongwangia profunda SM-A87, the following proteins share a genomic window:
- a CDS encoding SusC/RagA family TonB-linked outer membrane protein — MKHFYLLLFVFINLSWTGYSQQEISGVVTDPDGLPLGGVNISVKNSNQVGAVTDIDGNFLINAVQNDTLIFSYIGFKTQEVAVGNKNNFTVTLQVNTESLDQVVVTALGITKAEKKIGYATQEIETNNLENLPVPNVANLFSGKVAGLQVSSPPGMFQSPSFSLRGKTPLIVIDGIPVETDFFDVPQNNIAAINVLKGTAASALYGSRGRNGAILVTTKSATQDGLSIEISQNVMVSAGYAIFPETQHEYGNGSNGQYEFWDGADGGIADGDMIWGPKFDENLLIPQWNSPIVDSQTGEVIPWYGSVTGTQYDNRSRYSRQPLPWVRHDNLDDFLRTSIISSTNFTVSQKSEKGYYRINGNFSHNRDRVPNSSLSQGGLSYKSLTQLSDKMSLTSKLSYNKVYSPNYPNYGYNPSGHMYTLLIWMGEDVNGQDLKNHQWVPGMEGYRQANWNYAWYNNPWFGANHYQKEYNSDLLNAQLKLAYEFDEHFRLQLRGSGVLKSNFEDLESPKSYFNYSAPREGSYQTWNTRRLNIDYDVLATYDNSISEDFKIVVNAGASTFYRRYQQEFAATDGLTVPGVYNMGNSTGPVRAENNLWKKAINSVYGTLDLEFLNTYFITMSARNDWSSTLPKENRSYFYPSLSGSALISNIFEMPEDIEYVKLFSSWARVSSDLDPYQLSAYYNSSGNFANVQRLVYPSGIVNPNISPETSTSFEVGLNTSFLDNRLAFDATYYNTVDTDQIINQPISLASGFSSRKINGNEYTTNGLELSLRFKPIVNENLKWSALLNWSKKVTKLTEITSGEDKFGNLSLNDRIDSYYDQEWMKSPEGEVILNASTGLPTRDTYLSYLGHFDPDWTFGFVNDFKYKNWNLNIAMDGVWGGVLRSQVVEKMWWGGKHPKSVQYRDEEYAAGEAIYVPKGVNLVSGELVRDVSGNIVSDNRVFEEHTTPISWQTWSQNYPYRARVTEDESETFANVFDRSYLKLRSISLSYNFTDLLNSKTIKDANVSFNGYNLFVLKKGDYYTDPDYKTGDNNNIQDPSSRYLGLGVNFKF; from the coding sequence TCCTCTGGGAGGAGTAAACATAAGTGTTAAAAACAGCAATCAGGTTGGAGCTGTTACTGATATTGATGGTAATTTTTTAATTAACGCGGTACAAAATGATACGCTTATATTTTCCTATATCGGTTTTAAAACCCAGGAAGTTGCAGTAGGAAACAAGAATAATTTTACAGTAACTCTTCAGGTAAATACCGAATCTTTAGACCAGGTTGTAGTAACTGCACTGGGAATTACAAAAGCAGAAAAGAAAATTGGTTATGCCACACAGGAGATAGAAACCAATAATTTGGAGAATTTACCGGTGCCTAATGTCGCCAATTTGTTTTCTGGTAAAGTTGCGGGACTTCAGGTAAGTAGTCCTCCTGGGATGTTTCAATCACCTTCATTCTCGTTACGGGGAAAGACGCCTTTAATTGTTATTGACGGAATCCCGGTAGAAACTGATTTTTTTGATGTTCCTCAAAATAATATTGCAGCTATAAATGTTCTTAAAGGAACTGCTGCTTCTGCACTATATGGATCTAGAGGACGAAACGGTGCTATCCTGGTTACCACCAAGAGTGCTACGCAAGATGGGTTAAGCATAGAAATATCTCAAAATGTCATGGTTTCAGCAGGCTATGCTATTTTTCCGGAAACCCAGCATGAATATGGAAATGGCTCTAACGGGCAGTATGAATTCTGGGATGGTGCCGACGGCGGTATTGCCGATGGTGATATGATATGGGGACCAAAATTTGATGAAAATTTATTGATTCCGCAGTGGAACAGTCCGATTGTAGATAGCCAAACCGGAGAAGTTATTCCATGGTATGGTAGCGTGACCGGTACGCAATATGATAACAGATCCAGGTATTCAAGACAGCCTTTACCATGGGTTAGACACGACAATTTAGACGATTTTCTAAGAACAAGTATAATTTCCAGTACTAATTTCACCGTAAGCCAAAAGAGTGAAAAAGGCTATTATCGCATTAATGGAAATTTTTCGCATAATAGAGATCGCGTACCAAACTCTAGTTTATCACAAGGAGGACTAAGTTATAAGTCTTTAACGCAGCTATCTGATAAGATGAGTTTAACCAGTAAGCTTTCTTACAACAAAGTTTATTCTCCTAATTATCCAAATTATGGGTATAATCCTAGCGGACATATGTATACCCTTTTGATTTGGATGGGAGAAGATGTAAATGGGCAGGATCTTAAAAATCATCAATGGGTACCGGGAATGGAAGGATACCGGCAGGCAAACTGGAACTATGCATGGTATAACAATCCGTGGTTTGGAGCCAATCATTATCAAAAAGAATATAATTCAGATTTATTGAATGCCCAATTAAAATTAGCTTATGAATTTGATGAACACTTCAGGTTACAATTAAGAGGATCTGGAGTATTAAAATCAAATTTTGAAGATTTAGAAAGTCCAAAATCTTATTTTAACTATAGCGCGCCAAGAGAGGGATCTTATCAAACCTGGAATACAAGAAGGTTAAATATCGATTACGATGTACTGGCCACTTATGATAATTCCATTTCAGAAGATTTTAAAATCGTAGTGAATGCAGGTGCATCAACATTTTATAGAAGGTACCAACAAGAATTTGCGGCAACCGATGGATTAACGGTACCGGGAGTTTATAATATGGGAAATTCTACCGGACCAGTAAGAGCTGAAAATAATTTATGGAAAAAAGCGATTAATAGTGTGTATGGTACTCTGGATTTAGAGTTCTTAAACACCTATTTCATTACGATGTCTGCCAGAAATGACTGGTCTTCAACTTTACCTAAAGAAAACCGATCCTATTTTTATCCTTCATTATCGGGAAGTGCTTTAATAAGTAATATTTTTGAAATGCCAGAGGATATCGAATATGTAAAATTGTTTAGTTCCTGGGCCAGGGTTTCCAGTGATCTGGATCCTTATCAACTTTCAGCTTATTATAATAGTTCAGGGAACTTTGCAAATGTTCAACGTCTTGTATATCCTTCAGGTATTGTTAATCCAAATATCTCTCCGGAAACTTCAACCTCTTTCGAGGTAGGATTGAATACTTCGTTCTTAGATAATCGTCTTGCTTTTGATGCTACTTATTACAATACGGTAGATACCGATCAAATTATTAACCAGCCTATTTCCCTTGCTTCCGGATTCTCTTCCAGAAAAATTAACGGAAATGAATATACAACTAACGGACTGGAGCTTTCCTTAAGATTCAAACCCATTGTTAATGAAAATCTTAAATGGTCGGCGCTATTAAACTGGTCGAAAAAAGTAACCAAACTAACAGAAATTACAAGTGGGGAAGATAAGTTTGGAAACCTTTCTCTAAATGATCGTATCGATAGTTACTACGATCAGGAATGGATGAAATCTCCAGAAGGAGAAGTTATTTTGAATGCTTCCACAGGCTTACCTACCAGAGACACATATTTATCTTATTTAGGGCATTTTGATCCTGACTGGACTTTTGGTTTTGTAAATGATTTTAAATATAAAAACTGGAACTTAAATATAGCCATGGATGGTGTTTGGGGAGGTGTCTTGCGGTCTCAGGTTGTTGAAAAAATGTGGTGGGGAGGAAAACATCCTAAATCTGTTCAATATCGTGATGAAGAATATGCCGCAGGAGAAGCTATCTATGTGCCTAAGGGCGTAAATCTTGTGAGTGGTGAGTTGGTAAGGGACGTAAGTGGTAATATTGTTTCAGATAATCGTGTTTTTGAAGAGCATACCACTCCTATTAGCTGGCAAACCTGGTCGCAAAATTATCCATATCGTGCCCGAGTGACCGAGGATGAAAGTGAAACCTTTGCGAATGTTTTTGATCGTTCTTATTTAAAATTGAGAAGCATTAGCCTAAGCTATAATTTTACTGATCTTTTAAATAGTAAAACCATTAAAGATGCCAATGTGAGCTTTAATGGCTATAACCTGTTTGTACTAAAAAAAGGAGATTATTATACAGATCCCGACTATAAAACGGGTGACAATAATAATATTCAGGATCCTTCTTCCAGATATCTTGGTTTAGGAGTAAACTTTAAATTCTAA